A portion of the Chlamydia avium 10DC88 genome contains these proteins:
- a CDS encoding two-component system sensor histidine kinase NtrB, whose amino-acid sequence MKNNDTHNSCSSTHELIEIKARITQSYKQADAILTSIPDGIILLSELGNILIFNSQAREILGIPENLHILEKPFTDFFPDTFFGFSISDALNSLSLPKTLRVTLSKNNQDYDTEIFVRRNSSNGYLFILIRDRSEYKQLENAIERYRNIAELGKMTATLAHEIRNPLSGIAGFAALLKEELTSSRHQRMLSSIIEGTRSLSTLVSSMLEYTKSQPLNLKIIDLQDFFSSLIPLLSITFPTCQYERETTIPLIRSIDPDRINSVVWNLVKNASEATELPMTLTLHASGDISVTNPGQLSPSVMDKLFTPFFTTKPRGNGLGLAEALKIMRLHGGDIHVKNSQKNVRFTLKIPCL is encoded by the coding sequence ATGAAAAACAACGATACACATAATTCCTGTTCTTCAACTCATGAACTAATAGAAATCAAAGCCCGCATTACTCAATCATATAAACAAGCAGATGCTATTCTAACCTCAATCCCTGATGGAATTATTTTATTATCAGAATTAGGTAACATCCTTATCTTTAATTCTCAAGCAAGAGAAATTTTAGGGATCCCCGAAAACTTACATATTCTTGAAAAACCTTTCACAGATTTCTTTCCTGATACCTTTTTTGGATTTTCTATCTCAGATGCCCTAAACTCTTTATCTTTACCGAAAACCTTACGGGTGACTCTATCGAAAAATAATCAAGATTACGATACAGAAATTTTTGTAAGAAGAAACTCTTCCAATGGTTACTTATTTATTTTAATTCGAGATCGTTCAGAATATAAACAATTAGAAAACGCTATAGAACGGTATAGAAATATTGCAGAACTAGGGAAAATGACAGCTACCCTAGCTCATGAAATCCGCAATCCCTTGAGTGGAATTGCCGGATTCGCAGCTTTATTAAAGGAAGAATTAACCTCTTCTAGGCACCAACGCATGCTCTCTTCTATCATTGAAGGGACTCGCTCTCTCAGTACCCTTGTTTCCTCTATGCTCGAGTACACAAAGTCTCAGCCATTAAATTTAAAAATTATTGACCTTCAAGATTTTTTCTCCTCTCTAATTCCTTTATTATCTATTACCTTCCCTACTTGCCAATATGAACGAGAAACAACCATACCCTTAATACGTTCGATAGATCCAGATCGAATTAATAGTGTCGTATGGAATTTAGTAAAAAATGCTTCAGAAGCGACAGAGTTGCCCATGACACTAACATTACATGCATCCGGAGATATTTCTGTAACGAATCCTGGTCAACTATCTCCCTCAGTTATGGATAAACTTTTCACTCCCTTCTTTACAACAAAGCCAAGGGGGAACGGTTTAGGATTAGCCGAAGCTCTCAAAATTATGCGATTACACGGAGGCGATATCCACGTAAAAAATAGCCAAAAAAACGTCCGCTTTACTTTGAAAATTCCTTGTTTGTAA